A stretch of Lathyrus oleraceus cultivar Zhongwan6 chromosome 6, CAAS_Psat_ZW6_1.0, whole genome shotgun sequence DNA encodes these proteins:
- the LOC127091349 gene encoding syntaxin-71 encodes MSVIDLLTRVDSICKKYDKYDLDKNKDANVTGDDAFVRLYASVDSDIESLLQKAETASKERGKASAVAINAEIRRTKSRLLEEVPKLQRLAVKKVKGLSSQEFAARNDLVLALPERIQAIPDGTPVAPKQTGGWAASSASRAEIKFDSDGRFDDEYFKSTEQSSQFRQEYEMRRIKQDQGLDMIAEGLDTLKDMAHDMNEELDRQVPLMDEIDTKVDRASSDLKNTNVRLKDTVNQLRSSRNFCIDIVLLIIILGIAAYLYNVLK; translated from the exons ATGAGCGTCATCGACCTTCTAACCCGAGTTGATTCCATTTGTAAAAAGTACGACAAATACGACCTCGACAAGAACAAGGATGCCAATGTCACCGGCGACGATGCTTTCGTCAGACTCTACGCCTCCGTCGACTCCGACATTGAAAGCCTACTTCAG AAAGCAGAAACCGCTTCCAAGGAGAGAGGGAAGGCATCTGCTGTAGCGATCAATGCGGAGATTCGTCGTACCAAGTCTCGGTTGTTGGAGGAAGTTCCCAAGTTGCAGAGGTTGGCTGTCAAAAAG GTAAAAGGGCTTTCGTCGCAAGAGTTTGCCGCCCGTAATGATCTGGTTCTTGCATTACCGGAAAGAATCCAGGCTATCCCAGATGGGACTCCTGTTGCGCCAAAACAAACTGGTGGCTGGGCAGCTTCTTCTGCCTCACGCGCTGAAATTAAATTTGATTCGG ATGGCCGATTTGATGACGAATACTTCAAATCAACTGAGCAATCTAGTCAATTCAGACAGGAATATGAAATGCGTAGAATAAAACAG GATCAAGGTTTGGATATGATTGCAGAAGGGTTGGATACTTTGAAAGACATGGCACATGATATGAATGAG GAACTGGATAGACAAGTTCCCTTGATGGATGAGATTGATACCAAG GTGGACAGGGCATCATCTGATCTTAAGAATACTAATGTTAGACTTAAAGACACGGTGAATCAG CTTCGATCCAGTCGAAACTTCTGTATTGATATTGTTTTGTTGATTATAATTCTGGGAATTGCCGCCTACTTATACAA